Genomic segment of Candidatus Binatia bacterium:
GAGCCGGCCAGTCGGCTCGGGCCGGGCCAGGTGCGCGTTCGCATCCTGGACGTCGGCATCTGCGGCACGGATCGCGAAATCTGCTGCTTCGACTACGGGCAGCCGCCGGAGGGCTGCGAGCACCTGGTGATCGGTCACGAATCCCTCGGCGAGGTCGTCGAGACTGCTCCCGACGTGACGACGGTGGACGCGGGCGACCTCGTCGTGCCGACGGTGCGCCGGCCCTGTCATCACGAGGAATGCGCAGCCTGCACCAGCTCGCGCCAGGACTTCTGCTATACCGGCGACTTCGTCGAGCGCGGCATCAAGCAGGCGCACGGCTACATGACCGAGCTCGTCGTCGATCACGAGCGGTACATGAACGTGCTGCCGAAGAGCCTGCGCGACGTCGGCGTGCTGGTCGAGCCGCTGACGATCGCCGAGAAGGCGCTCGAGCAGATCTGGCAGGTGCAGCAGCGCCTGCCGTGGGCCTGCCCGGTAGTGCCGGGCACCAAAGGCGGCAATTGCCATCGCGCCGTCGTGCTCGGAGCGGGGCCGGTAGGGCTGCTCGGCGCGATGGCGCTGGCGGCCAACGACTTCGATACGTTCGTCTACTCGCGCGAGCCGCACGGATCGGCCAAATCGCGTCTGGTCGAAAGCTTCGGCGCGCACTACATCTCGGCCGCGGACACGCCGGTCAAGGACCTCGGCAAGCAGGTCGGCAATATCGACGTGATCTACGAGGCGGCCGGCGCTTCCAGCGTGGCCTTCGACGCGATGGGCTCGCTCGGCACCAACGGCATTTTCGTGTTTACCGGAGTGCCCGGCCGCAAGGGTCCGATCCCGGTCGATACCGATGTGCTGATGCGCAGTCTCGTGCTGAAAAACCAGGTCGTATTCGGCACGGTCAATGCTGGAAAAACTTCGTTCGAACACGCGGTCAGCGACCTCGCCCGCTTCTGCGAGCTGTGGCCGGGTGCGGTCCATTCCCTGATCTCGTCGCGACGACGCGTCGATGACTACCGCGAGCCTCTGCTCGGCAAGCCCGACGGCATCAAGAATGTCCTCACGTTCGGCTGAAAGCCCGCCGCCGTGGCTCGGGGCCGGCGGCCCCGGCGGCTTCGCTTGCGGCAAGCCTTGCCGGCAATGGCGTAACCGGGGCGCCGCAAGCATCATCGAACGCCTTGCGAGGTGAGCAAATTGCAGACCCAGAAAACCAGGAGCGATTCCAACGACACCGGCAAGGGCGCCCGCCGCGCCTCGCGAGGTGACGGGAAGGCAAGCGTCTCGCCGAAATCGGCGCCGAAAGCCGAAGCGGAACGAGCTCGCCTCGCCGACGATGCGGCACGAACACGCAACTGGAAACGCTGGGGTCCCTACCTTTCCGAACGCCAGTGGGGAACCGTGCGCGAGGACTATTCGCCGTGGGGTTCCTGCTGGGACTATTTCCCGCATGACCACGCACGCTCGCGTGCCTATCGCTGGGGTGAGGACGGATTGCTCGGCATCAGCGACCGCGAGGGACGGCTGTGCTTCGCGCTGGCGCTGTGGAACGGCAACGATCCGATTCTCAAAGAAAGGCTCTTCGGGCTCACCGGTCCCGAAGGCAATCACGGCGAAGACGTCAAGGAATGTTACTACTACCTCGACTCGACGCCGACGCACTCGTTCCTCGAGGCTCTGTACAAGTATCCGCAGGCCGCGTTTCCGTACGGCCGGCTGGTCGAAGAGAACCGGCGGCGTGGCAAGAACGACGGCGAGTTCGAGCTGGCCGACACCGGCGTATTCGACGAACATCGCTACTTCGACGTGCGCGTCGAGTACGCCAAGGCGTCCCCGGATGACATCGCGATCCGTGTGACGATCGCCAATCGCGGCCCGGAGCCGGCAACGATCGACGTGCTGCCGTCGCTGTGGTTCCGCAACACCTGGTCGTGGGGACGCCACGGCGAAGGCTACTGGCCCAAACCGGCGATCGAGCGCGAAGACGGCCGCTTCGTTGCCGAACACGCGAGCCTCGGCCGCTTCGTGCTGCAGGGCGCGCCGGTCGCCGGCAAGGCGCCCGAGTTGCTTCTGACGGACAACGAGACCAATTCCCAAAAATTGTTCGGGTCGCCCGGCCCCGCTCACGCCAAAGATGCGTTCCACGACTACGTGATCGATGGGCAGCGCTCCGCGCTGATCGAGAATGGACCGGGAACCAAGGCGGCTTTTCGCTACCACCTCGCCATCCCCGCAGGCGGCGAGCAGGTGCTGCACCTGAGACTGACAGTCGCCAACGAAGCTGCCGAGCCGGCGGTCGCGCTCGGTGAAGACTTCGACCGCGTGCTCGAGGCGCGGCGCGCCGAGGCCGATGCGTTCTTCGCCGACCTGACGCCGCCGGGCCTCGATGCCGATGCGAAGCGCGTGCTGCGCCAGGCATACGCGGGACTGCTCTGGTCGAAACAATTCTACCATTACGCAGTCGGCGACTGGCTCCACGGCGATCCCGCGCAGCCTGCACCGCCGCAGTCCAGGCAAGGCGGCCGTAACACGGAGTGGGGCCATCTCTACAACCGCGACGTGATCTCGATGCCCGACAAGTGGGAATACCCGTGGTACGCGGCCTGGGATCTCGCGTTCCACATGATCCCGCTCGCGCGAGTCGACCCGTACTTTCCAAAGGAGCAGCTCCAGCTCTTCCTGCGCGAATGGTACATGCATCCGAACGGCCAGATCCCCGCCTACGAGTTCGCGATGGGCGACGTCAATCCGCCCGTCCACGCGTGGAGCGTGTGGCGCGTCTACAAGATGACCGGCGACAAGGGCAGCCGCGACCGCGTCTTCCTCGCGCGCTGCTTCCACAAGCTGCTGCTGAACTTCACGTGGTGGGTCAACCGCAAGGACACGGCGGGACGCAACCTGTTCTCGGGCGGATTCCTCGGCCTCGACAACATCGGCGTCTTCGATCGTTCGAAACCGCTGCCCACCGGCGGCTATCTCGAGCAGGCCGACGGCACGGCCTGGATGGCGTTCTTCTGCGCGACGATGCTGTCGATGGCTCTCGAGCTGGCGTCCGGCGATCCGGCGTACGAGGATGTCGCGAGCAAGTTCTTCGAGCATTTCGTCGCGATCGCCAACGCGATGAACCACCTCGGCGGCAACGGCCTGTGGGACGAGGAGGACGGCTTCTACTACGACCAGCTCCACACCGACGGCGCTGGCAGGCCGCTGAAGGTTCGCTCACTGGTCGGCCTGCTGCCGATCATTACCGTCGAAGTGCTCGAAGCCTCGGCGATCGAGCGTCTGCCTGGCTTCGCGCGGCGCATGCAATGGTTCCTCGACAATCGCAGCGACCTGGCCGGCAACATTTCGTACATGTGCTCGCACGACGCGCCCGACGACGGCCGTCACGGTCACCGGCTGCTGGCCATTCCGTCACGGGATCGACTGGGCCGCGTGCTCGCGCGCATGCTGGATGAGAAGGAGTTCCTCTCGCCCTGGGGAATCCGCTCCGTTTCCAAGGTGCACGAGCACGAGCCGTACGTGTTGTCCCTCGGCGGGGAAGAACACCGCGTGACGTACGTGCCGGGCGAGTCCGACACCGGGCTGTTCGGCGGCAACTCGAACTGGCGCGGGCCGGTTTGGTTTCCGATCAACTACCTGCTGGTCGAAGCGCTGGAGCGCTATCACCATTTCTACGGCGACTCCTTCCAGGTCGAATGTCCGACCGGCTCCGGAATCGTGATGAACCTCGAGCAGGTCGCGCGCGAGCTCGCGCGCCGTCTCGGGTCGATTTTCCTCGCCGACCAGAGCGGACGACGACCCTGCCATGGCGACGACGCGCGCTATCAAAGCGATCCGCACTGGAAAGACCTCGTGCTCTTCCACGAATACTTCCACGGCGAGACTGGACGCGGGCTCGGCGCCAGCCACCAGACAGGCTGGACGGCGCTCGTCACGCGCTGCCTCGAGCGCACCGTGAAATAGGCGCGCCGTAACCACGTCGTGCAGCGGGCATCGAAACTTCGATGCTGCGACAACCCGACTATGGTGCGTACTGGATCGAAGCAGCCGGTCTCGGCGTCTTCATGCTGTCCGCCTGCGTCTTCGCAACGCTGCTGGAAGATCCTTCGTCGCTGCTTCGCATGGCAGCCGGCCGCTCTCTTTCCGACCCGTTCCTTCGCCGCTGCCTGATGGGCGCGGCGATGGGCGCAACGGCGCTGGCGATCTTCTATTCGCCGTGGGCGAAACGCTCGGGCGCACACATCAATCCCGCAGTGACGCTGACCTTCTGGAGGCTCGGACGCATCGGCACCGCGGATGGGCTTGCGTACGCCTTCGCCCAGCTCGCGGGTGGAACGCTCGGCGTGGTGGCGGGTGCGGCTCTTGCAGGGCCGGGCATTGCCAGTCCTTTCGTCCACTATGCTGTCACGGTCCCCGGCCCCGCAGGACCCGGCGCCGCGTTGCTGGGCGAGACAGGGATCTGCTTCGCGATGATGAGCGCCGTGCTCGTCTGCTCGTCGTCGGCGCGGCTGCAGCCTTTCGGCGGCCTTGCCTGCGCGACGCTGCTCGCGTTCTTCATCGTCTTCGAATCGCCGCTGTCGGGCACCAGCCTGAATCCGGCCCGCACGCTGGCCTCTGCCGTCGTGGCGGGCACCTGGACCGGCGCCTGGATTTACTTCGTCGCGCCGCCGCTCGGGATGCTTGCTGCCGCGGAGCTTCACCTCCGGATGATGCGCCCGCGCGACTCGTCCCCCGCCGAGCGCACTGCTGAAACGCCATCACCGAACGTGTTCGCACCTCAAACTTGCGACTGAGACCGTTGCCCGCAAGGGCGATGAATAAAGGAGAACCCGATGAGTCCCGTCCTGCACCGAACTTCCGAAGCCTGCGAATCGACCCACTACGACGTCATCATCATCGGCAGCGGCGCCGGCGGCGGCACACTCGCATGGCGACTGGCGCCGTCGGGCAAGCGCATCCTGTTGATCGAGCGCGGCACCTGGATTCCGCGAGAGAAACAGAACTGGGACTCGCAGTCCGTGATCCTCGACGGTCGCTACAACTGCGGCGAGCACTGGCTCGACAAGGACGGCGGCCGGTTCGAGCCGGGTACGCACTACGCGGTCGGCGGCAATACGAAGTTCTACGGCGCGGCGCTGATTCGCATGCGGGAGGCCGATTTCGGCGAAGTGCGCCACGTCGACGGTGTGTCGCCGGCGTGGCCGATCGCCTATGGCGATCTCGAGAGCTACTACACGCGCGCCGAGCATCTCTACCACGTGCACGGCCTGCGCGGCGCCGATCCAACCGAGCCGCCGGCCAGCGCGCCGTATCTCCATCCGCCGATCTCGAGCGAGCCGCGCATCCACGAGATCCGCGAAGGCATGGAACGGCTCGGCCACCGGCCGTTCCCGATGCCGGTCGGCATCCAGCTCGACGAAGCGAACCCGCGCGCCAGCGCCTGCATCCGTTGCAACACCTGCGATGGCTTTCCCTGCCTGGTGCGCGCCAAGGCCGACGCGCAGGTGATCTGCGTGGAGCCCGCACTCGAGCACGAAAACGTCAGGCTGCTCGACCGCGCGCGCGTGGTCCGGCTCGAAACTTCGGTATCGGGCAGGGAAGTGACCGGCGTCATCGTCGAGCGCGACGGCCATGAGGAAACCTACCGTGCCGGCATCGTCGTGTCGTCGTGCGGCGCGATCAATTCGGCGGCGCTGATGCTGCGCTCGGCGAGCGACCGGCATCCGGCGGGGCTCGCGAACCGCTCCGGCATGGTCGGCCGCAACTACATGTCGCACGTGAACTCGGTGTTTCTCGCGGTGTCGCGGCACCGCCACGACACGCGCTTCCACAAGACGATCGGGCTCAACGACTTCTACCATGCCGGCGAAGGACGCGAGTTTCCGCTCGGCCACATCTCGCTGATGGGATCCTTCGACGCGAACACGCTCAGGGCCGGAGCGCCGCGCCTGGCGCCGACGATGACGCTCGAAAAAATGGCGGAACATGCCGTCCCGTTCTGGATGACGACAGAGGATCTTCCCGACCCGAACAACAGGGTCACCGTCGACGGCCGCGGCAGCGTGACGCTGTCGTACACGGCCAACAACGAGAAGGCCCACGCGCGGCTCGGCGTGGAGCTGAAGCGCATTCTCTCCGCGATCGAGTTCGAAGAGCACCTGATCCCGCTGCAAGTCTACATCCCCGGCCGAATTCCGCTCGCCGGCGTCGCGCACCAGAACGGGACGATGCGGTTCGGCACCGATCCGTACAGGTCCGTGCTCAACCTGAACTGCCGCGCCCACGACCTCGACAACCTGTATGTCGTCGACGGCAGCTTCTTCC
This window contains:
- a CDS encoding glucosidase — encoded protein: MQTQKTRSDSNDTGKGARRASRGDGKASVSPKSAPKAEAERARLADDAARTRNWKRWGPYLSERQWGTVREDYSPWGSCWDYFPHDHARSRAYRWGEDGLLGISDREGRLCFALALWNGNDPILKERLFGLTGPEGNHGEDVKECYYYLDSTPTHSFLEALYKYPQAAFPYGRLVEENRRRGKNDGEFELADTGVFDEHRYFDVRVEYAKASPDDIAIRVTIANRGPEPATIDVLPSLWFRNTWSWGRHGEGYWPKPAIEREDGRFVAEHASLGRFVLQGAPVAGKAPELLLTDNETNSQKLFGSPGPAHAKDAFHDYVIDGQRSALIENGPGTKAAFRYHLAIPAGGEQVLHLRLTVANEAAEPAVALGEDFDRVLEARRAEADAFFADLTPPGLDADAKRVLRQAYAGLLWSKQFYHYAVGDWLHGDPAQPAPPQSRQGGRNTEWGHLYNRDVISMPDKWEYPWYAAWDLAFHMIPLARVDPYFPKEQLQLFLREWYMHPNGQIPAYEFAMGDVNPPVHAWSVWRVYKMTGDKGSRDRVFLARCFHKLLLNFTWWVNRKDTAGRNLFSGGFLGLDNIGVFDRSKPLPTGGYLEQADGTAWMAFFCATMLSMALELASGDPAYEDVASKFFEHFVAIANAMNHLGGNGLWDEEDGFYYDQLHTDGAGRPLKVRSLVGLLPIITVEVLEASAIERLPGFARRMQWFLDNRSDLAGNISYMCSHDAPDDGRHGHRLLAIPSRDRLGRVLARMLDEKEFLSPWGIRSVSKVHEHEPYVLSLGGEEHRVTYVPGESDTGLFGGNSNWRGPVWFPINYLLVEALERYHHFYGDSFQVECPTGSGIVMNLEQVARELARRLGSIFLADQSGRRPCHGDDARYQSDPHWKDLVLFHEYFHGETGRGLGASHQTGWTALVTRCLERTVK
- a CDS encoding GMC family oxidoreductase encodes the protein MSPVLHRTSEACESTHYDVIIIGSGAGGGTLAWRLAPSGKRILLIERGTWIPREKQNWDSQSVILDGRYNCGEHWLDKDGGRFEPGTHYAVGGNTKFYGAALIRMREADFGEVRHVDGVSPAWPIAYGDLESYYTRAEHLYHVHGLRGADPTEPPASAPYLHPPISSEPRIHEIREGMERLGHRPFPMPVGIQLDEANPRASACIRCNTCDGFPCLVRAKADAQVICVEPALEHENVRLLDRARVVRLETSVSGREVTGVIVERDGHEETYRAGIVVSSCGAINSAALMLRSASDRHPAGLANRSGMVGRNYMSHVNSVFLAVSRHRHDTRFHKTIGLNDFYHAGEGREFPLGHISLMGSFDANTLRAGAPRLAPTMTLEKMAEHAVPFWMTTEDLPDPNNRVTVDGRGSVTLSYTANNEKAHARLGVELKRILSAIEFEEHLIPLQVYIPGRIPLAGVAHQNGTMRFGTDPYRSVLNLNCRAHDLDNLYVVDGSFFPSSSAVNPALTIMANALRVGDHLLDRLG
- a CDS encoding glucose 1-dehydrogenase; this encodes MKAITVSPTSRTISLQDIAEPASRLGPGQVRVRILDVGICGTDREICCFDYGQPPEGCEHLVIGHESLGEVVETAPDVTTVDAGDLVVPTVRRPCHHEECAACTSSRQDFCYTGDFVERGIKQAHGYMTELVVDHERYMNVLPKSLRDVGVLVEPLTIAEKALEQIWQVQQRLPWACPVVPGTKGGNCHRAVVLGAGPVGLLGAMALAANDFDTFVYSREPHGSAKSRLVESFGAHYISAADTPVKDLGKQVGNIDVIYEAAGASSVAFDAMGSLGTNGIFVFTGVPGRKGPIPVDTDVLMRSLVLKNQVVFGTVNAGKTSFEHAVSDLARFCELWPGAVHSLISSRRRVDDYREPLLGKPDGIKNVLTFG
- a CDS encoding aquaporin, with product MLRQPDYGAYWIEAAGLGVFMLSACVFATLLEDPSSLLRMAAGRSLSDPFLRRCLMGAAMGATALAIFYSPWAKRSGAHINPAVTLTFWRLGRIGTADGLAYAFAQLAGGTLGVVAGAALAGPGIASPFVHYAVTVPGPAGPGAALLGETGICFAMMSAVLVCSSSARLQPFGGLACATLLAFFIVFESPLSGTSLNPARTLASAVVAGTWTGAWIYFVAPPLGMLAAAELHLRMMRPRDSSPAERTAETPSPNVFAPQTCD